A stretch of Suncus etruscus isolate mSunEtr1 chromosome 9, mSunEtr1.pri.cur, whole genome shotgun sequence DNA encodes these proteins:
- the CD40 gene encoding tumor necrosis factor receptor superfamily member 5, translated as MVRLLLQGLFWGCFLTTVHPESLTACKENQYSINSQCCDLCQPGKKLVKDCSEAASTECTSCGRDEFLDTWNREPRCHQHQYCDHNLGLRILEEGTAETDTTCTCIEGQHCANKACESCIPHSLCAPGFGVKQMATGVLDTICEGCPVGFFSNVSSALDKCRPWTSCETQGLVEIRAGTNVTDVRCGVQNRTRILVVIPIVLAVLCTVISVLACIWKLRIKKPEEDTELQSFELTQCQAGSGQKPVESEDISPVQETLLGCQPVSQEDGKESRVSVQERL; from the exons GTCCACCCAGAATCACttactgcatgcaaagaaaaccaGTACTCAATAAACAGTCAGTGCTGTGATTTGTGCCAGCCAG GAAAGAAACTGGTGAAGGACTGCTCGGAGGCCGCCAGCACTGAATGTACTTCTTGTGGTCGAGATGAATTTCTGGACACCTGGAACAGAGAGCCACGCTGCCACCAGCATCAATACTGTGACCATA ACCTAGGGCTCCGGATCCTGGAGGAGGGGACGGCAGAAACAGACACGACTTGCACGTGTATTGAGGGCCAGCACTGTGCCAACAAGGCCTGTGAAAGCTGTATCCCACATAGCCTGTGTGCCCCAGGTTTTGGAGTCAAGCAGATGG CTACTGGGGTTTTGGACACCATCTGCGAAGGCTGCCCCGTTGGCTTCTTCTCCAATGTGTCATCTGCTCTTGACAAATGCCGTCCTTGGACAAG CTGCGAGACCCAAGGCCTGGTGGAGATTCGAGCAGGGACAAATGTGACAGATGTCCGCTGTG gTGTTCAGAATCGGACAAGAATCCTGGTGGTAATTCCTATCGTGTTGGCTGTTCTGTGCACTGTTATATCAGTACTTGCCTGTATCT ggAAGTTGAGAATCAAGAAGCCAGAGGAG GACACCGAGCTTCAGAGTTTTGAACTCACCCAGTGTCAGGCTGGGAGTGGTCAGAAGCCTGTGGAGTCAGAGGACATTTCTCCAGTGCAGGAGACGCTACTTGGGTGCCAACCTGTGTCTCAGGAGGACGGCAAGGAGAGCCGCGTTTCCGTCCAAGAGAGACTGTGA